The proteins below come from a single Cannabis sativa cultivar Pink pepper isolate KNU-18-1 chromosome 3, ASM2916894v1, whole genome shotgun sequence genomic window:
- the LOC115711275 gene encoding U-box domain-containing protein 43: MENKEHNRFSEVLTELISSAHEVTSLAQTFDTEIKRRVFFEFSILVDRFVPILNYLKHHVKIMAHPPVQKAVESLGKEFVTLSKAIITNPNSKTMVKQVEDMVHGLGRSLGLVVFASLEVCTDFKEQIGTLHKDLVSIKFDMSSVASSTPSSSHYSEILSEIEEEEDKIQEEEEKISVGIDDVVVTLKYGDGEKLRLALMLLSDLIIEKKVGNDWIEDGGVILALFNRLGSSKPEHRLIIIRLLRNLALDNVENKEKMADVGFLSTLVKSLIREEEERREAVGLLLNLSELSSVRRQIGRIQGCIVMLVALLNGDDPIASIDAGKLLNLLSSNTQNALHMAEAGYFKPLVKHLKEGSDMSKILMATALSRIELTDQSRASLGEDGAIEPLVRMFTTGKLEAKLSALNALQNLSSLAENVQRLIHSSILSPLLQLLFSVTSVLMTLREPASAILAKIAESESILVNQDVAQQMLSLLNLSSPVIQFHLLQALNSIASHQNASKVRIKMKENRAMQLLLPFLTETNFKIRSNALNLLHTLSKDLSQELSEHIGEAYIIIIINIISSSSTELEKASALGILSNFPLSDKKFTELLKRQCLVPLIISIMTSNPATKTLDTQHLEESVSSLLVRFTNPFDKKLQLYSAQHGVIPLLVKLLSSESSIAKHNAATSLAQLSQNSLSLRKPKAPRWFCTPPSASAYCEVHEGFCAVKTTLCLVKAGAISPLLKVLEGKDREADEAVLGALATLLQDEIWENGSNYIAKTLQVEAIVRVLESGNNKAKEKVLWILERIFRIDEYKLQYGEFAQVLLIDLAQQGDSRLKPAIAKVLAQLELLQDQSSYF; the protein is encoded by the exons ATGGAAAATAAAGAGCATAACAGATTTTCAGAGGTGTTAACAGAGCTAATATCATCAGCCCATGAAGTCACTTCACTTGCTCAAACCTTTGACACTGAAATAAAAAGGCGAGtcttttttgaattttcaatCTTGGTTGATAGATTTGTTCCTATTCTCAATTATTTAAAACACCATGTTAAGATCATGGCACATCCACCAGTTCAAAAAGCAGTTGAATCACTTGGTAAAGAGTTTGTTACTCTTTCTAAAGCTATAATAACTAACCCGAATTCGAAAACTATGGTTAAACAAGTTGAAGACATGGTTCATGGCTTAGGTAGATCATTAGGCCTTGTTGTCTTTGCTAGTCTTGAAGTTTGTACTGATTTCAAGGAACAAATTGGGACACTGCATAAGGATTTGGTGAGTATTAAGTTTGATATGAGCTCGGTTGCGAGTTCAACACCAAGTTCTAGCCACTATTCGGAGATTCTTagcgaaattgaagaagaagaagataaaaTTCAAGAGGAGGAGGAGAAGATTAGTGTTGGTATTGATGATGTTGTGGTGACACTTAAGTATGGTGATGGTGAAAAGCTTAGATTGGCTCTTATGTTGTTAAGTGATTTGATTATAGAGAAGAAAGTTGGTAATGATTGGATTGAAGATGGTGGTGTCATTCTTGCTTTGTTTAACCGGTTAGGCTCTAGTAAACCCGAACACCGATTGATCATCATTCGTTTGCTGCGAAATCTTGCATTGGACAATGTAGAAAACAAG GAGAAGATGGCAGATGTGGGGTTTTTGTCAACATTGGTGAAATCTTTGATTCGCGAAGAGGAGGAAAGGAGGGAAGCAGTCGGCCTCTTGTTGAATCTGTCTGAACTCTCATCCGTTCGAAGACAGATTGGTCGAATTCAAGGCTGTATCGTTATGTTAGTTGCATTGCTAAATGGTGATGATCCTATTGCTTCAATTGATGCAGGAAAGCTGTTAAATTTATTGTCAAGTAACACTCAAAATGCACTTCATATGGCTGAAGCAGGCTATTTCAAGCCACTAGTTAAGCACTTAAAAGAAG GCTCTGACATGAGTAAAATTCTCATGGCAACAGCACTTTCGAGGATAGAGCTCACCGATCAAAGTAGAGCCTCCCTCGGGGAAGATGGGGCGATCGAACCCCTTGTAAGAATGTTTACAACTGGAAAACTTGAAGCCAAGTTATCTGCACTAAATGCATTGCAGAACTTGTCAAGCTTAGCTGAAAATGTCCAACGATTAATCCATTCGAGCATTTTATCGCCTTTACTTCAGCTTCTCTTTTCTGTTACCTCAGTTCTCATGACACTTAGAGAGCCTGCATCAGCAATTCTAGCTAAGATTGCTGAATCTGAATCTATTCTTGTTAATCAAGATGTAGCTCAGCAAATGCTCTCACTTCTAAACCTTTCGAGTCCTGTAATACAGTTTCACTTGTTACAAGCTCTCAATAGCATTGCCTCTCACCAAAATGCATCTAAAGTTCGAatcaaaatgaaagaaaatcgaGCTATGCAACTTCTCTTACCCTTTTTAACCGAAACCAACTTCAAAATTAGAAGCAATGCCTTGAATTTGCTTCATACTCTTTCTAAAGATTTGTCACAAGAATTATCAGAACATATAGGAGAAGCCTACATCATTATAATCATCAACATCATCTCATCCTCATCAACCGAGCTCGAAAAAGCTTCTGCATTAGGAATACTAAGCAATTTTCCCCTTAGTGATAAGAAGTTTACAGAGTTGCTCAAGAGACAATGCTTAGTACCACTCATTATCTCCATAATGACTTCAAACCCTGCAACTAAAACACTTGACACACAACACTTGGAAGAAAGTGTTTCGAGCTTATTAGTTCGGTTTACTAATCCTTTTGATAAGAAACTACAGCTCTATTCAGCACAACATGGGGTGATCCCTTTACTTGTGAAGTTGCTTTCGAGTGAATCGTCAATTGCTAAACACAATGCTGCAACTTCACTAGCTCAATTGTCACAAAACTCACTCTCATTACGAAAACCTAAAGCCCCAAGATGGTTTTGCACTCCTCCTTCCGCGAGTGCATACTGTGAAGTTCACGAAGGATTCTGCGCTGTGAAAACCACATTGTGTTTGGTAAAAGCCGGTGCTATATCGCCTTTGCTTAAAGTATTGGAAGGTAAAGATAGGGAAGCGGACGAAGCTGTGCTCGGTGCCTTGGCAACTCTACTTCAAGATGAAATTTGGGAAAATGGAAGCAATTACATAGCGAAAACATTACAAGTTGAAGCCATTGTTAGAGTTTTGGAATCGGGTAACAATAAGGCTAAAGAGAAAGTGTTATGGATACTTGAAAGGATTTTTAGGATTGATGAATATAAATTACAATATGGTGAGTTTGCTCAAGTTTTACTTATTGATTTGGCTCAACAAGGCGATTCGAGATTGAAACCGGCTATTGCTAAG